Proteins encoded in a region of the uncultured Paludibaculum sp. genome:
- a CDS encoding glycoside hydrolase family 97 N-terminal domain-containing protein, which translates to MGLARLFVAVCLVSLCRAQSFEMKSPDGRLVFRLEANQYRVDYAGQSLILPSTIGLVLDGAAPLGPFLRVGTATHTTHSSEWRPVYGERAVIPDRYEEAVVELQEAIPPRRSLQLIVRAYDEGIAFRYRLPAAWAIQDESTQFALPPGTLAWETHGAQGRYAKIPVDDLQPNVERPLTLEYVNGVYAAIAEASLDNYPSMRLSHPGKKRGVVAVSLAGTALTSESPWRVILVGRKPGELLEHNYLLLNLCPPSRIADTSWIRPGKVLREVTLSTKGAREAVDFAVRRGLSYIEFDAGWYGHEYSDDSDASRVRVDPLRLRKEPDYQGLDLPAVIAYARNRKIGVLLYVNRRAMERQLDEILPLYEKWGVSGVKYGFVNTGSQAWTRWLYSAVAKAAAHHLMVDIHDEFRPTGLSRTWPNLLTQEGIRGNEEFPDATHNTIMPFTRYLAGAADYTICWSTPRLKNTAAHQMALSVVYYSPFQFMYWYDRPSDVDESNPALTLFDHVATVWDETRVLDGRPGESVVVARRSGRRWFVGGITNNEPRTVTVPLSFLNSPTPVTATVYTDGASARDVKVEQRQVTSSDKLVLSLAPSGGFAVELQ; encoded by the coding sequence ATGGGACTTGCCCGTTTGTTTGTTGCCGTTTGCCTGGTCTCGCTCTGTCGCGCCCAGAGCTTTGAGATGAAGTCGCCGGATGGGCGGCTGGTGTTCCGCCTGGAAGCGAACCAGTATCGTGTGGACTATGCCGGCCAGTCGCTGATTCTGCCATCAACGATCGGGCTGGTGCTGGATGGGGCGGCTCCTTTGGGGCCTTTCCTGCGGGTAGGCACCGCGACGCACACCACGCATTCCTCCGAATGGAGACCGGTCTATGGCGAGCGGGCGGTGATCCCAGACCGCTACGAAGAAGCGGTTGTGGAACTGCAGGAAGCGATTCCGCCGCGGCGGTCGCTCCAGTTGATTGTGCGGGCGTACGACGAAGGCATCGCCTTCCGATACCGCCTGCCCGCTGCGTGGGCGATTCAGGATGAATCCACCCAGTTCGCCCTGCCGCCAGGCACGCTCGCGTGGGAGACGCATGGGGCCCAAGGGCGATATGCGAAGATCCCTGTCGACGACCTCCAGCCGAATGTGGAGCGGCCGCTGACCCTGGAGTATGTCAATGGTGTGTACGCCGCCATCGCCGAAGCGTCGCTCGACAACTACCCCTCGATGCGCCTGTCGCACCCGGGGAAGAAGCGCGGCGTAGTAGCCGTATCGCTGGCCGGCACAGCCCTCACCTCGGAATCACCGTGGCGGGTGATCCTGGTAGGCCGCAAGCCAGGCGAACTGTTGGAGCACAACTACCTGTTACTGAACCTCTGCCCGCCCTCGCGCATTGCGGATACCTCCTGGATCCGCCCTGGCAAGGTACTCCGCGAAGTCACCCTATCGACCAAAGGCGCGCGGGAGGCCGTGGACTTCGCCGTGCGGCGCGGGTTGAGCTACATCGAGTTCGACGCCGGTTGGTATGGTCACGAATACAGCGACGACTCCGACGCAAGCCGGGTCCGGGTGGACCCGTTGCGTCTGCGCAAGGAGCCGGACTACCAGGGTCTCGACCTGCCCGCCGTAATCGCCTATGCAAGGAACCGCAAGATCGGTGTGCTGCTCTATGTGAATCGCCGCGCCATGGAGCGGCAACTGGACGAAATCCTGCCACTGTACGAGAAGTGGGGCGTCAGCGGTGTGAAGTACGGCTTTGTGAACACCGGCAGCCAGGCCTGGACGCGCTGGCTCTACAGCGCTGTGGCGAAGGCCGCTGCCCATCACTTGATGGTGGATATCCACGACGAGTTCCGGCCCACGGGACTGAGCCGCACCTGGCCCAATCTTCTGACGCAGGAGGGCATTCGGGGCAACGAGGAGTTCCCCGACGCGACACACAACACCATCATGCCGTTCACCCGTTACCTGGCCGGCGCGGCCGACTACACCATCTGCTGGTCAACACCCCGTTTGAAGAACACAGCGGCACATCAGATGGCGCTGTCTGTCGTCTACTACAGCCCGTTCCAATTCATGTACTGGTATGATCGCCCCTCGGACGTGGACGAATCGAACCCAGCGTTGACGCTCTTCGACCACGTCGCCACGGTGTGGGATGAGACCCGTGTGCTGGACGGTCGCCCGGGCGAATCGGTGGTGGTCGCCCGCAGGTCGGGCCGCCGCTGGTTTGTCGGCGGGATCACAAACAACGAGCCGCGGACTGTGACGGTGCCCCTTTCTTTCCTCAACAGCCCCACGCCGGTCACCGCTACTGTATACACCGATGGGGCATCCGCGCGCGACGTGAAGGTCGAACAACGGCAGGTTACCTCCAGCGATAAGCTGGTCCTGTCACTCGCTCCGTCGGGCGGCTTCGCCGTGGAACTGCAATAA
- a CDS encoding TonB-dependent receptor: protein MGCSTVSRNILFTLACVWVCSAQQDRAVLTGRVSDASGAALTDIQLKIENSATSAVYQSQTNDEGLYTVPNLPVGSYRLTFQGKGFKTLIREGIVLSATQVVRIDVAMSLGALTESIEVTADTPPLQTDSPEVGTVLNRRNLTGLPLSFNGGRYAENFAFKLTPGVGGNNYESRINGSAAFSKAVVLDGADATIYIGGQFGESSPSLEAFEEMKVQTSGMSAEFGRTGGGVFNFVMRSGTNQVHGSAVGFLHNEWMDANSFANNFYGRPRQRDRRNDWGGSLGGPIILPHLYNGRDKTFFYTAYERYKESYAGGGSPTVTVPLDEFWDGNLSRLLSGAVLGQDAAGRDVGQGAIYDPASTRTVNGQVMRDTFAGNVIPQSRISGPALKLGAIFREHYSPAVKGANGLVPLLNNSFFPVSSQAGFTQNQFSVKVDHYLSAAHKLNGSFSYIDRPRTILDQGGVWDFNDSSGGPLSRARFQWVRSWYGRLAYDWTLSPSVLNHLQLGFNRQRNPSLSTHLGENGVAALGLTGLSKDFNYPEIQFGSNNYPANYPTLGFQTNDFGAGQNFQVIDTVSWVRNRHTVRAGADWRRSYLRWRTDNGPAAISFSQAQTGLPGFTQTGNGFASMLLGEVAGATVPTPTPTGSRFTNFALFLQDDYRVNSRLTLNLGVRWDYQPLPVEQYNRLSNWNASVVDPVWGLPGALEFAGADRRTFAPNHYTDFSPRFGFAYQVTGKTTLRGAYGIFYLARNGNGWSGVPWAQTAGFGQENRVSTTVDYQAAWNWNNPYPGVVRSLPQNASLANGSPGIWGIVSYDPNAGKNGYTQQWNLNVQREVAAGLVVDIGYVGSKATGIQANELRRLNQLDPRYLALGDALGVVVSRQSELPASVAAVGGRYPFLDSGIRVPAYQTLLPYPQMLGTNEIKSADAPLGFSTYHALQVQANKRYSAGLTFLWNYTFSKAIDNVRSAFGDTWGANGGRPLDYYNQGLDKSISDADRTHTFKTAVQYELPFGRGRRFAAGASKWLDCAVGGWTVFYIGTYNSGAALGVTGSGTPNSNFATNRGSVMNPDGAPLDAGWNSDQIDMSRISQPNAANRYVNTSLFVNPSTLGRYQRGNTSYKLSSLRSPWEMSEDFAIQKAFRPAEAVRIQLRGEALNAFNRTLWGNINVSTASPLFGQVVGASDWFSPRKLQLGLRVDW from the coding sequence ATGGGATGCAGCACTGTTTCCCGCAACATTCTGTTTACACTGGCATGCGTTTGGGTTTGTTCGGCGCAGCAGGACCGTGCCGTGCTCACCGGGCGCGTCAGTGATGCCTCCGGAGCGGCGCTCACGGACATACAGCTGAAGATCGAGAACAGCGCCACCAGTGCGGTGTATCAATCGCAGACCAACGATGAGGGACTTTACACCGTTCCCAATTTGCCGGTCGGCTCCTATCGGCTGACGTTTCAGGGCAAGGGTTTCAAGACCTTGATTCGCGAAGGAATCGTCCTGAGCGCCACCCAGGTGGTGCGCATCGACGTAGCGATGTCCTTGGGTGCTCTCACTGAGTCCATTGAAGTCACCGCGGATACGCCCCCACTGCAGACCGATTCGCCCGAGGTGGGTACGGTGCTGAATCGACGGAACCTCACCGGGCTCCCACTCAGCTTCAATGGTGGCCGCTATGCGGAGAACTTCGCCTTCAAACTGACACCTGGTGTGGGTGGCAACAACTACGAGAGCCGTATCAATGGCAGCGCCGCGTTCTCCAAGGCGGTTGTGCTCGACGGCGCGGACGCGACTATCTACATTGGCGGGCAGTTCGGGGAATCCAGTCCCTCGCTCGAAGCCTTCGAGGAGATGAAAGTCCAGACCTCAGGCATGAGCGCCGAATTCGGCCGCACCGGTGGCGGGGTATTCAACTTCGTGATGCGATCCGGCACCAACCAGGTGCATGGATCCGCGGTAGGCTTCCTGCACAACGAGTGGATGGACGCGAATTCGTTTGCCAACAACTTCTATGGCCGGCCCCGGCAGCGCGACCGGCGTAACGACTGGGGCGGATCACTAGGCGGACCCATCATCCTGCCGCATCTTTACAACGGAAGGGACAAGACCTTCTTCTACACGGCGTACGAACGTTACAAGGAGTCCTACGCAGGCGGTGGCTCACCGACAGTCACTGTCCCCCTGGACGAGTTCTGGGATGGCAATCTCAGTCGCCTCCTTTCCGGCGCCGTGCTCGGTCAGGATGCGGCAGGGCGCGACGTCGGCCAGGGTGCGATCTATGATCCCGCTTCCACCCGCACGGTAAACGGGCAGGTGATGCGCGACACCTTCGCCGGGAACGTCATTCCCCAAAGCCGAATCTCCGGACCGGCCTTGAAGCTGGGTGCTATCTTCCGCGAGCACTACTCACCGGCCGTCAAAGGCGCCAACGGTCTCGTGCCGCTCCTGAACAACTCGTTCTTTCCCGTGTCGAGCCAGGCCGGCTTTACCCAGAACCAATTCTCCGTGAAGGTCGACCACTACCTTTCGGCGGCGCACAAACTCAATGGTTCGTTCTCGTACATCGACCGGCCGAGAACCATCCTGGATCAGGGCGGCGTATGGGACTTCAACGATTCCTCGGGTGGGCCCCTGTCTCGCGCACGCTTCCAGTGGGTGCGCAGTTGGTACGGCCGTCTGGCCTACGACTGGACTCTGTCGCCCTCTGTTCTGAACCACCTGCAGCTTGGGTTCAACCGGCAGCGGAATCCCAGCCTCTCGACCCACCTGGGCGAAAACGGCGTCGCCGCGCTGGGGCTCACCGGACTGTCGAAGGACTTCAACTACCCGGAGATCCAATTCGGCTCCAACAACTACCCGGCGAACTACCCCACCCTGGGGTTTCAGACGAACGATTTCGGAGCCGGCCAGAACTTCCAGGTGATCGACACGGTCTCGTGGGTACGGAACCGGCACACGGTCCGCGCCGGAGCCGATTGGCGCAGGTCCTACCTGCGTTGGCGCACCGACAACGGCCCCGCCGCCATCAGCTTCAGTCAGGCGCAGACCGGCTTGCCCGGCTTCACTCAGACCGGCAACGGATTCGCCAGTATGCTGCTGGGAGAAGTGGCCGGCGCCACCGTCCCCACACCGACCCCGACAGGATCCAGGTTTACCAATTTCGCCTTGTTCCTCCAGGATGATTACCGTGTCAACAGCCGTCTCACCTTGAACCTGGGTGTCCGTTGGGACTATCAGCCGCTGCCCGTCGAGCAGTACAACCGCCTCAGCAATTGGAACGCCAGCGTGGTCGACCCCGTGTGGGGGCTGCCCGGTGCACTCGAGTTCGCCGGCGCGGACCGTCGGACGTTCGCTCCGAACCACTACACCGACTTCTCGCCGCGATTCGGTTTCGCCTATCAGGTGACCGGCAAGACCACGTTGCGTGGAGCCTACGGCATCTTCTACCTGGCTCGCAACGGCAACGGCTGGTCGGGTGTTCCTTGGGCCCAGACCGCCGGCTTTGGCCAGGAGAACCGCGTCAGCACCACAGTCGACTATCAGGCGGCCTGGAACTGGAACAACCCGTATCCCGGAGTTGTTCGGTCCTTGCCGCAAAACGCCTCCTTGGCCAACGGGTCACCCGGTATCTGGGGCATCGTCAGCTACGACCCGAATGCCGGCAAGAACGGCTACACCCAACAGTGGAACCTCAACGTCCAAAGGGAAGTCGCCGCGGGGCTCGTGGTGGACATCGGCTACGTCGGGTCGAAGGCCACCGGCATCCAGGCCAACGAACTGCGGCGCCTCAACCAACTGGATCCGAGGTATCTGGCTCTGGGCGACGCTCTGGGTGTTGTGGTTTCGCGTCAGTCCGAGCTGCCCGCGTCCGTTGCCGCGGTGGGGGGCCGCTACCCATTTCTAGACTCCGGCATTCGCGTGCCCGCGTACCAGACCCTGCTGCCCTACCCGCAGATGCTGGGCACCAACGAGATCAAAAGTGCCGACGCCCCGTTGGGCTTTTCCACGTACCATGCGCTGCAGGTGCAGGCCAACAAGCGTTATTCCGCAGGCTTGACGTTCCTGTGGAACTACACTTTCTCGAAGGCGATCGACAATGTGCGCTCGGCCTTTGGCGACACCTGGGGCGCCAACGGCGGCCGTCCTCTGGACTATTACAATCAAGGTCTGGACAAGTCCATATCGGATGCCGATCGCACCCACACGTTCAAGACGGCTGTCCAGTACGAGTTGCCGTTTGGACGTGGGCGTCGGTTTGCTGCAGGCGCTTCAAAGTGGCTGGATTGTGCGGTGGGCGGGTGGACTGTGTTCTACATCGGCACCTACAACAGCGGAGCGGCATTGGGGGTGACCGGTTCGGGCACGCCCAACAGCAACTTCGCCACGAATCGCGGCTCCGTTATGAACCCTGACGGCGCGCCTCTGGACGCCGGCTGGAACTCAGATCAGATCGACATGAGCCGCATCAGCCAGCCCAACGCGGCGAATCGTTACGTCAACACATCGTTGTTCGTGAATCCCTCGACACTCGGGCGCTATCAACGGGGGAACACATCGTATAAGCTCTCGAGCTTGCGCAGCCCGTGGGAGATGTCCGAGGACTTCGCCATCCAGAAGGCGTTCCGCCCGGCTGAAGCGGTGCGAATCCAACTGCGGGGCGAGGCCCTCAACGCGTTCAACCGGACGCTGTGGGGTAACATTAACGTCAGTACGGCTAGCCCGCTGTTTGGTCAGGTCGTAGGTGCAAGTGATTGGTTTTCACCACGGAAGCTACAACTGGGACTGCGAGTCGACTGGTGA
- a CDS encoding DUF4852 domain-containing protein: MRITRVIVLGLLAVTAYYAQNEDAENQAIALAYHKLTGDPLDLQTVAQSSTAVRNASSFDRPDAVKTETARLQAQLNASDAGREFVMRVNDSISEYDHDRGEFYVVLFRPGYFVPIQAFRQQYQLVFANVEGARAIPMPKEEARSFDLQLQKLSRHVTNEIHFRVVGKGDPAGGVTGDRVIRAEILSSRLLDTNGNVVFLPKVAPLAASAPATPFDVLKADVAGFRVGVKVKDLEATLARTAGKPQRVTPKNGVDKFSGTLEVNSMGCSSYIGRRRPEPGPICVTAYFDKDEIVRAIRVERLFPWFDSEIFRKSLTQKYGAVASARNSGNGLELGWGPDVNETNHTERNYFHSALRAQYSADEDFMSRGGNSLPRIKVMLHLVDAQWASQH; encoded by the coding sequence ATGCGGATCACACGAGTAATAGTACTGGGTCTGTTGGCGGTGACCGCCTACTACGCGCAAAACGAAGACGCCGAGAACCAGGCGATCGCGCTGGCCTATCACAAACTCACAGGCGATCCGCTGGATCTGCAGACTGTGGCGCAGAGCAGCACCGCCGTCCGAAACGCTTCGAGCTTCGATCGCCCCGACGCGGTGAAGACTGAGACAGCGCGCCTGCAGGCGCAGTTGAATGCGTCGGATGCAGGCAGAGAGTTCGTGATGCGGGTGAATGACTCGATCTCGGAATACGACCACGACCGCGGCGAATTCTACGTCGTCCTCTTCCGGCCCGGCTACTTCGTGCCCATCCAGGCGTTTCGCCAGCAATACCAGTTAGTGTTCGCCAATGTGGAGGGCGCGAGGGCCATCCCGATGCCGAAGGAAGAGGCGCGCAGCTTCGATCTGCAGCTGCAGAAGCTCTCTCGCCACGTGACGAATGAGATTCACTTCCGTGTCGTCGGCAAAGGCGATCCAGCGGGAGGAGTAACGGGCGATCGCGTGATTCGGGCCGAGATTCTGTCGTCCCGACTGTTGGACACGAACGGCAACGTGGTGTTTCTGCCCAAGGTCGCACCTCTGGCCGCCAGTGCCCCGGCCACCCCGTTCGACGTACTGAAAGCGGATGTGGCGGGATTCCGGGTCGGCGTCAAAGTGAAGGATCTCGAAGCGACTCTGGCGCGGACGGCCGGGAAGCCGCAGCGCGTGACGCCAAAGAACGGCGTGGATAAGTTCTCCGGAACTCTGGAAGTGAACAGCATGGGGTGTTCGAGCTACATCGGGCGCCGTAGGCCGGAACCGGGACCCATCTGCGTGACGGCCTACTTCGACAAGGACGAAATCGTCCGCGCCATCCGCGTGGAGCGCCTGTTTCCCTGGTTCGACTCGGAGATCTTCCGCAAGTCTCTTACGCAGAAGTACGGCGCCGTCGCTTCGGCGAGGAATAGCGGCAACGGCCTCGAGTTGGGCTGGGGACCGGATGTGAATGAAACGAACCACACCGAACGGAACTACTTCCACAGCGCACTGCGCGCGCAGTACTCGGCGGATGAAGACTTCATGAGCCGCGGCGGAAACAGCCTGCCACGCATCAAGGTCATGCTCCATTTGGTGGACGCGCAGTGGGCATCGCAGCACTAG
- a CDS encoding ECF-type sigma factor has translation MPSENSLTDGGFEPGAPVTAEQRRELDRLFSVTYEELRRLASTVRRGDPSATLSPTALVNEAWLKMANSPRISAESHLHFKRIAARAMRQLLVEAARRRHANKRGGEQGIVFVTLQDFIDQSKPYEEQVLALDTALEDLARLNPRQAAIIESRFFGGLDVAETALMLNVSEATILRDWRVAKAWLARELRRNA, from the coding sequence ATGCCTTCGGAGAATTCACTTACTGACGGCGGATTCGAGCCTGGCGCTCCAGTCACGGCGGAACAACGCCGCGAACTCGATCGCCTGTTCAGCGTCACCTACGAAGAACTGAGGCGCCTCGCCTCCACCGTTCGTCGAGGCGACCCCAGCGCCACTCTCAGCCCCACAGCCCTCGTCAATGAGGCCTGGCTCAAGATGGCGAATTCGCCGCGGATCAGCGCGGAGTCCCACCTCCACTTCAAACGCATCGCCGCCCGGGCCATGCGCCAGTTGCTGGTTGAAGCCGCGCGCCGCCGCCATGCAAATAAGCGAGGCGGCGAGCAGGGCATTGTGTTTGTAACCCTACAGGACTTCATCGATCAGTCGAAACCCTATGAGGAACAGGTGTTGGCGCTCGACACTGCGCTGGAGGATCTGGCCCGGCTCAACCCGCGCCAGGCCGCTATTATTGAAAGCCGCTTCTTCGGCGGATTGGATGTCGCCGAAACCGCGCTCATGCTCAATGTTTCGGAGGCAACTATCCTCCGCGACTGGCGCGTAGCCAAAGCCTGGCTCGCTCGCGAGCTGCGCCGCAACGCCTGA
- a CDS encoding glycoside hydrolase family 16 protein, translated as MLAGSVLAALCFLPTGCLRPRAADEVPSIEFTKIPATGTGGPKLIGEIAGRVKGARPGQRLVLYAYSGVWWVQPFSAQPITQIQADSTWKSPTHMGTEYAALLVDKDFIPASKLNRLPGRGGQVSAVAMVKGHESTTVAPAPIQFGGYAWDVRRLPSDRGGVANPYSAENAWTDAQGMLHLRISKSQDGWACAEVNLQRSLGYGSYVFVVKEVTKLEPATVLGFFTWDDQGAEENNREIDIEISRWGDASSKNTQFAIQPYYVPVNVVRFATPGGRVTYSFRWEPGRVSFKAVRGVGEQHGVNVISQHVFTSGVPSPGSEAVHLNLYVYGKTRMPQQNGTEVVIEKFEYLP; from the coding sequence ATGCTCGCCGGTTCGGTGCTGGCGGCGCTATGCTTCCTTCCGACGGGCTGCCTGCGGCCACGGGCAGCGGACGAAGTACCTTCGATCGAATTCACCAAGATCCCCGCGACCGGCACCGGTGGGCCCAAGCTGATTGGTGAGATTGCTGGTCGCGTCAAGGGCGCGCGCCCGGGTCAGCGTCTCGTCCTATACGCCTATAGCGGAGTCTGGTGGGTGCAACCGTTCTCCGCCCAACCCATCACGCAGATACAGGCGGATTCCACGTGGAAGAGCCCGACTCACATGGGCACCGAGTATGCCGCGCTGTTGGTGGACAAAGACTTCATCCCCGCCTCCAAGCTAAATAGGTTGCCGGGGCGCGGAGGCCAAGTTAGTGCGGTCGCAATGGTGAAGGGGCATGAATCGACGACGGTGGCGCCGGCGCCCATCCAGTTTGGTGGGTACGCATGGGATGTCCGGCGGCTGCCCAGCGATCGCGGCGGTGTGGCGAATCCGTATTCGGCCGAGAATGCGTGGACCGACGCGCAAGGCATGCTGCATCTGCGCATATCCAAGTCGCAGGACGGCTGGGCCTGCGCCGAGGTGAACCTGCAGCGCAGCCTGGGGTATGGATCGTATGTGTTCGTCGTGAAGGAAGTGACGAAACTCGAGCCGGCCACCGTGCTGGGATTCTTTACGTGGGATGACCAGGGAGCCGAGGAGAATAACCGTGAAATCGACATCGAGATCAGCCGTTGGGGCGATGCGAGCTCAAAGAATACGCAGTTTGCGATCCAGCCCTACTACGTCCCCGTCAACGTAGTCCGATTCGCCACGCCGGGCGGCCGGGTGACATACTCCTTCCGTTGGGAGCCCGGGCGAGTATCCTTCAAGGCGGTTCGTGGAGTCGGGGAGCAGCATGGTGTGAACGTGATTTCCCAGCACGTCTTCACCTCGGGTGTGCCCTCGCCCGGCAGCGAGGCCGTTCACTTGAACCTGTATGTCTACGGGAAGACCCGAATGCCCCAGCAAAACGGGACCGAGGTGGTGATTGAGAAGTTCGAGTATCTCCCCTAG